A genomic segment from Myxosarcina sp. GI1 encodes:
- the nifK gene encoding nitrogenase molybdenum-iron protein subunit beta yields MTENTENNVNAPVASEPASEPGVIQDHFDLFQTDTYQDLFEYKRQFEGAHSPEEVSRIAEWTKSWDYREKNFSREALTVNPAKACQPLGSLFVAAGFEGTLPYSHGSQGCVAYFRTHLTRNFKEPFQAVSSSMTEDAAVFGGLKNMVDGLANSYQLYKPKMIALCTTCMAEVIGDDLGSFIQTSKNEGSIPQDFPVPYAHTPSFVGSHITGYDNMLKGILECLTEGKKTETTNGKYNFNLGFDPYIGNIRELKRILKLFGIDYTVLSDNADAFDSPNTGEFKMYNGLTTLEEAGDSINSEGTFFFQKYTTPKTQDYIEKEWGQSTYNVRPFGIRGTDEFLTKLSELTGKPVPQELIEERGRAVDAINDSQAWIHGKRIALYGDPDHVFGLVNFLLELGAEPVHIVVTNSNPEFEEELQAVLDASPYGKGATIWGKKDLWHLRSLIFTEPVDLLIGNSYGKYLWRDTHTPLVRIGYPIFDRHHMHRYETMGYRGTLNLHNWIVNTILDELDRQTIIPAKTDISFDLIR; encoded by the coding sequence ATGACTGAGAATACTGAAAACAACGTTAATGCTCCTGTAGCTTCAGAACCAGCTTCCGAGCCAGGTGTAATCCAAGACCACTTCGATTTATTTCAAACCGATACTTATCAAGATTTATTTGAATACAAACGCCAGTTTGAAGGCGCACATAGCCCTGAAGAAGTATCCCGCATCGCTGAATGGACGAAAAGTTGGGATTATCGCGAGAAAAACTTTTCCCGTGAAGCTCTAACCGTCAACCCTGCTAAAGCTTGCCAACCTCTAGGTTCTTTGTTTGTGGCGGCTGGTTTTGAAGGTACTTTACCCTACTCTCACGGTTCCCAAGGCTGCGTTGCTTATTTCCGCACCCACCTAACTCGTAACTTTAAAGAACCCTTCCAAGCTGTCTCTTCCTCGATGACTGAGGATGCAGCAGTATTCGGCGGACTCAAAAACATGGTAGATGGGCTGGCAAACTCCTATCAACTGTACAAGCCCAAAATGATTGCCCTTTGCACCACCTGTATGGCAGAGGTAATCGGTGATGATTTGGGTTCATTTATTCAAACCTCGAAAAACGAGGGTTCGATTCCTCAAGACTTTCCCGTACCCTACGCCCACACTCCTAGCTTTGTCGGCTCTCACATTACTGGTTACGACAATATGCTCAAGGGTATTTTAGAATGCTTGACTGAAGGCAAGAAAACCGAAACTACCAACGGTAAGTATAACTTTAACTTAGGGTTCGATCCCTATATTGGCAATATTCGCGAACTAAAACGGATTCTCAAGTTATTTGGTATCGACTACACCGTGCTTTCTGACAATGCCGATGCTTTTGATTCTCCCAATACTGGGGAATTCAAAATGTACAACGGTCTGACCACTCTCGAAGAAGCTGGTGACTCGATCAATTCTGAAGGTACATTTTTCTTCCAAAAATACACTACTCCCAAAACTCAAGACTACATCGAAAAAGAATGGGGACAGTCTACCTATAATGTCCGTCCCTTCGGTATTCGCGGTACTGACGAGTTTCTAACTAAATTATCCGAACTAACTGGCAAACCCGTACCCCAAGAATTGATAGAGGAAAGAGGACGTGCAGTCGATGCGATCAACGATTCTCAAGCTTGGATTCACGGCAAACGCATCGCTCTCTACGGCGATCCCGATCATGTATTTGGTTTGGTTAACTTTTTACTAGAATTAGGCGCAGAACCAGTTCATATCGTCGTTACCAACAGCAATCCAGAATTTGAGGAAGAACTACAAGCCGTTCTCGATGCCAGTCCCTACGGTAAAGGTGCTACTATCTGGGGCAAAAAAGACCTCTGGCACTTACGTAGTCTTATCTTCACCGAACCCGTAGATCTCTTGATTGGCAACTCTTACGGTAAGTACCTCTGGCGCGACACCCATACTCCTCTAGTCCGCATTGGCTATCCGATCTTCGATCGCCACCACATGCACCGTTATGAAACTATGGGTTACAGAGGCACGCTCAACCTCCATAACTGGATCGTTAACACCATCCTCGACGAACTCGATCGCCAGACGATTATTCCCGCTAAAACTGATATTTCTTTCGATCTGATTCGTTAA
- a CDS encoding nitrogen fixation protein NifZ, with protein MKLGEVELDREPDFPLEAKVRVRKKIRNDGTFPGRQVGETLANKGDEGYIISIGTYLQTAYIYSVHFLETNNVVGCLGKELELVSKP; from the coding sequence ATGAAACTAGGCGAAGTAGAACTCGATCGCGAACCAGATTTTCCACTCGAAGCCAAAGTTAGAGTCCGTAAAAAGATTCGTAACGACGGTACTTTTCCAGGCAGACAAGTAGGCGAAACCTTAGCTAATAAAGGAGATGAAGGTTACATAATTTCTATCGGTACCTATCTCCAAACCGCCTATATATATTCGGTTCATTTTTTAGAAACTAATAACGTCGTGGGTTGCCTGGGGAAAGAATTAGAACTGGTTTCAAAACCTTGA
- a CDS encoding Mo-dependent nitrogenase C-terminal domain-containing protein encodes MITRTRNQFYSANPFKKFPLDPFYPLRRWVNSIEVTNDKFAHFLCNLIPCTCPFERDVKLFSKTFHIPALCKLNPLYNEVVSLRLRALTYLEGDCGEDITKYIC; translated from the coding sequence ATGATTACTCGAACTCGAAACCAATTTTACTCAGCAAACCCTTTTAAAAAATTCCCTCTCGATCCTTTTTATCCCCTCCGTCGCTGGGTAAACAGCATCGAAGTTACTAACGACAAATTCGCGCATTTTCTTTGTAATTTAATTCCCTGTACCTGTCCCTTTGAGCGCGATGTAAAGCTCTTTAGCAAAACCTTTCACATTCCCGCTCTGTGCAAACTCAATCCTCTCTATAACGAAGTTGTCAGTCTGCGCCTCCGCGCCCTTACTTATTTAGAAGGTGACTGTGGCGAAGATATTACCAAATATATCTGTTAA
- the nifE gene encoding nitrogenase iron-molybdenum cofactor biosynthesis protein NifE translates to MKLTKGKIADLLNEPGCEHNHKKEPGKNKACKQQAQPGAAQGGCAFDGASIALVPITDAAHLVHGPIACAGNSWGSRGSLSSGATTYKMGFTTDISENDIIFGGEKKLYKAIAQVIKRYQPPAVFVYSTCVTALIGDDLDAVCEVATNKFNTPIIPVNSPGFVGSKNLGNRLAGESLLDYVVGTAEPEYTTPYDINLIGEYNIAGELWGVLPLFEKVGIRVLSKITGDATFEEIRYAHRAKLNVMICSKALINMGRKMEERYGIPYIEESFYGIADMNRCLRNIAAKIGDDALKQRVEVVIAEETAKLDVALAPYRTRLEGKRMVLYTGGVKSWSVISAAQDLGMHVAATSTKKSTEEDKAKIRQLLGKDGIELAKGNAKELLKVIAKTKADMLVAGGRNQYTALKARIPFLDINQERHTPYAGYVGLIEMAKEFDRALHSPIWQQVRQPAPWSSNNEHSALINDKC, encoded by the coding sequence ATGAAACTCACCAAAGGCAAAATCGCCGACCTTTTGAACGAACCAGGTTGCGAACACAATCATAAAAAAGAACCAGGTAAAAACAAAGCCTGCAAACAGCAAGCCCAACCAGGAGCGGCTCAGGGAGGTTGTGCCTTTGATGGAGCTTCGATCGCTCTCGTTCCCATTACCGATGCGGCTCATCTGGTTCACGGACCGATCGCCTGTGCGGGTAATTCTTGGGGCAGTCGCGGTAGTTTATCTTCGGGTGCCACTACCTATAAAATGGGTTTTACGACAGATATCAGCGAAAATGACATTATTTTTGGCGGCGAGAAAAAGCTGTATAAGGCGATCGCTCAAGTGATTAAACGCTATCAGCCTCCTGCGGTCTTTGTTTACTCTACCTGCGTAACTGCTCTAATTGGCGACGATCTAGATGCAGTGTGCGAAGTAGCGACCAATAAGTTTAATACTCCCATCATTCCCGTTAATTCTCCTGGTTTTGTCGGCAGTAAAAACTTAGGGAATAGATTGGCTGGAGAATCTTTATTAGATTACGTGGTCGGTACTGCCGAACCCGAATACACTACTCCTTACGACATCAATCTAATCGGGGAATACAACATTGCTGGGGAACTTTGGGGCGTATTGCCGCTTTTTGAAAAAGTAGGCATTCGCGTACTCTCCAAAATAACTGGAGATGCAACCTTTGAAGAGATTCGCTACGCCCATCGTGCCAAGCTCAACGTCATGATTTGCTCCAAAGCCCTGATTAATATGGGGCGTAAAATGGAGGAACGTTATGGTATTCCCTATATTGAAGAATCTTTCTACGGCATTGCCGATATGAACCGTTGCTTGCGAAATATTGCCGCCAAAATTGGGGATGATGCCCTAAAACAACGGGTAGAAGTAGTAATTGCCGAAGAAACTGCCAAACTGGATGTCGCCCTCGCGCCCTATCGTACCAGACTTGAAGGTAAGCGGATGGTGTTATATACCGGGGGAGTTAAAAGCTGGTCGGTAATTTCCGCCGCACAAGATTTAGGAATGCACGTAGCCGCCACTAGTACTAAGAAGAGTACTGAAGAAGATAAAGCCAAAATCAGACAATTATTGGGTAAAGACGGCATCGAACTGGCTAAAGGTAACGCTAAAGAGCTATTAAAAGTAATTGCCAAAACTAAAGCCGATATGCTTGTAGCGGGGGGACGCAACCAATACACCGCTCTCAAAGCCCGTATTCCCTTCCTCGATATCAACCAAGAACGTCATACTCCCTATGCGGGATACGTCGGACTGATTGAAATGGCAAAAGAATTCGATCGCGCCCTCCACAGTCCTATCTGGCAACAGGTCAGACAGCCAGCACCTTGGTCATCGAACAATGAACATTCTGCACTGATAAATGATAAATGTTAA